The Scyliorhinus torazame isolate Kashiwa2021f chromosome 29, sScyTor2.1, whole genome shotgun sequence genome includes the window tccatatacacaacatccactgcctttccCCACCCACCACACATTTCACGTCCTCAAAGGATATGCCAGACACGATTTGCCTTTCTGAAACCTGCTTCCAATTTCTTCACAACTAGATATTTTAGAAAATTCACAATTTAATCAATGTTCTCAGCCACTGATATTAAGTAGTTCTCAATTACCCTGTTCCCGGCTGAAACAAGATATTTAGACTGGCAACACCCCCAGCTCTTCAATCTCGCTTTCAGCTCAATTGCGCTCCCATTTGTTACCGCCCCGATCTCATTTTGAACCAATTCAGGATTTTCCTGGTCCCGAAATCTCACACTGGAAACAAGCACTTGACAAGCCTGGAGCAACACCCTCTGCAGAATGCTGGACCCTCCTGTGTATCCCTTCACTCTCCATCCCGGCCACTCGATCCACTGTTTTGAGTTAATTGGATGAACAAGGAAAGCGGGCGGTTCTAACACACGCCCAAGAACAGGAAACAGTCTGTTTAGAGGAGCTTTTATTATCAGGAGAGGGAAAAAAAAGCAGAAACTTCTGAATGAAGTTATTATTGCAGCAATTAAACGACAATGGATGAATTCACGGTAATAATCAGCTGTACCTTGTTGTTGCATGGGACTGCGATATCCACATAACGCAGGGGAGAGTCCGTGTTGCACATGGCAATAGTGGGGATGTTAACATACGATGCTTCAGTTAAGGGCTGATGATCCTGTCGAGGGTCCGTCACCACCAACAGACGGGGCTCCCTGAAAGCAGCCTGGATCTGATTGGTGAACGTACCTGGGGTGAATCTTCCGGCAATAGGAGTGGCACCAGTGGCAGCAGCGAACTTCAGGGCAGCACGCTGAGAGAAGGAAGAGGCAGCCATTGTAAAGAAACATTGGAAGAACTTGCTGCTAACCCGACCGAGTCCACACACAGCTTTGCTATAGTTGAGCACCTCCCAGAACAAGCAACATACATGTGCAGCTCCCCACATCGCTTCAACATAtcgtagagtgcagaaggaggccattcggcccatcgatcctgcaccaaccctccgaaagagcaccctacttacgcccactGCCCCATCCTACCACCGGAACCTACACATCGTTGGACCatggttggaaaccggagcacctggaggaaacccacgcaggcacggggagaaagctccacacagacagtcaaccgaggtcggattgaacccacgtccctggcgctgtgaggcagcagtgttaaccagtgtcaccatgctgccccacccaCAACACACCCCTCTGCAGGGGGTTCAAATCAAGGCAAATCTCTCACATCCCTTTTTAGTATTAATCTCCCTCTTACAGGTTTCCATTATCAGCATCTAAAGGTTAAGCAGCACTTGGCAGTAATATCGAAGCACCAGCATTAATTAAAATCAGAGTTGAccacgggcggcatgtggcgcagtggttagcactgggactacggcgctgaggacccgggttcgaatcccggccctgggtcactgtccatgtggagtttgcacattctccccgtgtttgcgtgggtttcacccccacaacccaaagatgtgcagattaggtggattggccacgctaaattgcctcttaattcgaaaaaaaataattgggtactaaacttatattttttttaaatttaaatcagtCTAGTTTGAGATTAACTGTGACAAGAATTACTATCAAACCCCACTCATCGAGTCACACAGACCCTTGTGGTGTTAGCGAAAAACTGCCAGATTTACTGTAGCACATTTCCGACACTTGAGAGATCACCGGCCAAGACATTGGGCCAAATCCCCAGGTTTTAACAATGTGCATGTCTACAAGATACAGCACGGCACAACAGTGACCAGCGGCTGGTCATTGCTCTGGCACACACCTGCCCAAACGGTCTAGACGAGATGACGCAAACGTCAGCTGGGTTCTCGATAGAGACAATGGCCCGGGCGGCAAGCAGCAATTTCTCCCAAGTCTTCTTCAGGTTGATGATATAGATACCTGTTTGAGTGCAAAGAATAAAATTACAAACATATAAAGTGGCAAATTGGAATTAATCCAAGGATTTAGCACCCGGCGTTGACAtaaccccctctccatccctcagcCGGACCCGATTCAGTGCCCCAGAACCTCAAATTGGAACTGGATACGGAGGAAAGATTTGTGGGGCAACAGGGAAAAGGACACAAGCATCGCATTCAAACAGCCCAGCCCAACACagacaatgagccaaatggcccccTGCCCTGCAAGATTCTATGGAAATGTCAGATACCCTATAGGCAGCTTGGGTTTTTAAAATCACACCTCTAACGTAGTGAAGTGCCTCAATATACCTCAGCAAGCCTCAGCAAAGAGTGAACCCACACATGGAGTTATTACGATAAGTGGCCACAGAAATAGACGTTAAGTAGAGATGTAGAGGGGTTCAGGGAGAGGATTTCACAGATCTTACAGGCTTACCTTCCCAGGGACTGTAAGAGCGCAGAGTTTGATTTCACAACTGATTGGTTGTAAATACTTTGGCACATTGAGGAATGCGATGAACATTATAACAATGCAAATTCGTCCACCCTTTCCACCTAACAGCCCAGAGCTGGGGTTTCCCGACCTTCATAGGTCGGGAGGAAAATGCTCCATCACCACCAGCCACTGAGGCTGGAGACAGCTTGTGAACCAATCTTAACTAGCCAAACAGATTCCATTATACAGGACAGTGTAATATGGCGAGTGTGAGGATTATCATTGAGCACCTCAAACTCCAGCCACATAACAAGTTTGGAGAGCGTAACCATTCACCCCCTTCCTAAGCCGAATCCACCCACTAGGTTAATGCACAAAATCCTGAGCGTTCCCTGGCAAGGACATACTACATATCATGTGTCTTTTGTAGCAGGAACTACTATCAAACCCCACTCATTAAGTCAGACACTCTAGTGGTGTTAGCGAAACACCTGCCATTTTGCTGTAGCACATCTCCGACACCCGGAGTTCACTGGCCAGGAACTGACCTCAGAACCGAGTTTTAAGAATGTGCAGAAAAAATATACAATTGCCCCCGTGTCCTTCTCCAGGACCTGAATCCTCCTCCTGGGACTGGTGCACACTTCCTCAACACACACAACTTTGACATAATATGAACATGGTCTGTGAGGTAACAACGCAGTTGTTTCTCAGCACACTACACCGCACCAATCAAATACACTTCATGAAATAAATCTGGTCTCAGCAATGACGACCATGAAATTGGATCGTCATAAAAACCCACCCGGTTCACCAATATCTATTAGGGAAGGAAATGGAttcttatagaatccctacagtgcaagccattcagtctgcaccaaccttcgaaagagcacctcacctaggcccacttcccaccctaagctgcacatctttggacaccaagggacaatttagcatggccaatccagctaaccagcACGTCTATGGAAATGTCTCATCCTTAaccagtctggcctacatctgcCTCACTGCTCTCAATATGGCCTGGCAAGAAGCTCCATTGACACCGAAGGGCAATAACCTGGGTCTCGTCAACAGCAcccgcaggggctggtttagtacagggctaaagagctggtttttaaagcagaccaaggccggccagcagctcggttcaattcccgtaccagcctccccgaacaggcgccggaatgtggcgacgaggggcttttcacagtaacttcatttgaagcccatttgtgacaataagcgattttcatttcatcccatGGATGAATAATTTTTATAAAGCAAAGGGATCGGAAGAGCGGCactgtggcgcagcggttagcactgctgcctcacggtaccgagttcgatcctggccccggaccactgtccatgtggagtttgcgcattctcccacaacccaaagatgtgcagggtaggtggattggaagtGCCCTCAAGAGTACAAATGGTAAATGAAGCCAGGTGTCAGAAATGGAATTTAGATATCAAGACATATCACCGTGCTTCATAGGAATGTAACCAGATAAAATAAATACATCACAGCAGGTGGCCTAAAAGTTTAGGGTACATTTTAAGGAGAGCCAGAGGTGATGTCAGAGCTATGGTATAGAAttggacacaggcatcaggtgcttGAACAGGAAAGTTCTTCTTTCCCAGTGACATTCCTTAACTTACAGCTCAAATATTAAAGAAGCCACAACACATGTCCTGGAGGAGCTCTTATCACAGACGCATCCAATCGGGTTTTTCTGGTGCCTTCAGAATTTGTCTGGATTTTAAATCCACATAAGTAACCTCCCCAGGTGTACTTtaagctctctctccccccccccttataGATTCAGTAGCCAGGTGCCTACCATCACTTTTCCTCTTGTAGACATATTGCTCCATCTGGAAGTCCAGGTTGGTGCTGCCCAGGTGGGTAGAAGCAGCAAGGAATTTGAGGACATCCTCCTCCTTCATCTGCAGCACATCGAGACCTCCGGACATTGTGAATGTTTCCCGTTATAAGCAACGATGGGCAACCTGAGGGGCGAAAGTCTGACGCGTTAAACAGCCCAGAACATGGACACACAAACCTACCACACACACGTTACAAGTTTCAGAACTTCTCATCTTGAGCTCCTGATGAAACGTCTCTGACCAGAAAGGTTTGATGCTTTCTCACTCAATTGATGCTGCCAAAAATATGCATACCCATTTTCACTtgccccagttcgatcccggcaccggtttactatccgtgtggagtttgcacattcgtcctgtgtttatgtgggttacgcccccacaacccaaagatgtgcagggtaggtggattggccacgctaaattgccctttaattggggggaaaaaaaaagacAAGGCACTGTTGATGTTAACCTCTACAGCCTCAGGAACTGGAACCTTGACTGTAAACCACTCGCTGTCACGActtgaacataggaattaggagccagAAGTGGcatttcagcccttcaagcctgctccgccattcaatcagatcaggtagatctcttcctggtctcaaatccacctcccgacCTGTTCCCCATGTCCtttcaaaacattaaaaaaattagaaatatatgttttttaaataattttaagaatataataatctttgtcacaagtaggcttacattaacaccgcaatgaagttactgtgaaaatcccctagtcgccacattccggcgcctgttctggtacacggagggagaattcagattgtccaaatgacctaacagcacgtctttcaggacatggcagaaaattggagcacccggaggaaacccacgcatacacggggagaacgtgcagactctacacaagcAGTGACCCAATTCACCACCCTATGAGTAGTTCCTCCGGATCTCAGTTtttaatctactgcctctcaacctatatccgtgacctctcgttctagattgcccaacatttggtctacgtttactttagcaATCCCTCTTagtactatttttaaaaataaatttagagtacccaattatttttttccaattaaggggcaatttagcgtggccaatccacctatcctgcacatctttgggttgtgggagtgaaacccacgcagacatggggtgaatgtgcaaactccacacggacagtgaaattaaatgaatatcgcttgtcacaagtaggcttcaaatgaagttactgtgaaaagcccctagtcaccacgttccggcatctgttcggggaggctggtacaggaaccaGTGACCTAGgttcgggatttgaacccgggtcctcagtgtggtagtcccagtgctaaccactgcaccaccgtgctgcccctctcttagtattttatacacctcaatcagctcccctctcatccTAAACGCCAGCGGGTGCAAGCCCAAACGGTTCATTATGTCAACCCCTTAACGCCCGAGGACTCAATCTGGTGAATCTGCGGGAAATATAATCGGCCTTTCCTTCGCCATCGCCAGGTCAAAATCCCAGAGCCGCCccgctaacagcacagtgggtgcacctacaccaccgggattgaaatgaaatgaaaatcgcttattgtcacaagtaggcttcaaatgaagttactgtgaaaagcccctagtcgccacattccggcgcctgttcggggaggctggtacgggaatcgaaccgtgctgctggcctgctttcaaagccagcgatttagccctgtgattgCAGCGGCTCACCCACCTCCTTCGGGACGGGCGGCGGACACCAACCCACGCGCCGGCCGCTGTGGCTCcagactgtctcccccccccctccccctactgaCTTGTGACCTGGGAGTAATTGACCTCAGGACCACCTGTCACGTGATGTCCCCCTTCCCCTTTCATGTGGTGTTGGACCCTgtggcaaccaccccccccccccccccccaacatcccgcgGGGGCCGGGGGGGTGCCCCAGCCCTGGGACGTCAGGAAAACCATCCACGTGTTAATGGCCGCTCGGCACCCGAGGCCCAAAGCCTGAGGCCTAACCGGCCCCGAGTGAAGCGCTTCAATGTctccccccaccaaaaaaaaaacTCGCCCTTTCCAAACACACTGTGAGAGGCCGTTACGCGGAGGCCCGGTGCGTGCAGCGGGTTATATTGGACCCgccgcctcctcactcactcactcaatacaACGCCGTGTGGAAGCTCGGTGGCAAAGAGGCCGCGCGGCAGGAAGTGACGCCCTTTTATAGGCAGCGCGCCGGCCGCTCACTTCCGGCGCCGTTGCCGGAGGCGACGAGGATTCGCGCGTGCGCGAGGCACCTGActttaggcccccccccccacccccaggcggcCGGCAGCGCCCCCCGCCGGACAGGAGGAGGAGACACGCTgcagcctgaggcccgccccatggGCCTGGCCTCACACTCACTCCACCTGGGGGAGGTAGTCAcagaggagcccattcggcccgccCTGTCTGTGCTGGCcccctctgaaggagcaattcctACAATACCACAGCATCCCCCCAGACCTGCAATTGTTTTCTTTTtaaatcataagaactaggagcaggagtcggccacctggcccctcgagcctgctccgccattcaatgagatcatggctgatcttttgtggactcagctccactttccggcccgaacaccataacccttaatccctttattcttcaaaaaactatctatctttatcttaaaaacatttaatgaaggagcctctactgcttcactgggcaaggaattccatagattcacaaccctttgggtgaagaagttcctctttagataaaaatccaattccctcttgaatgtccATTGAACATAGGACCTCGGTGCCataaggcagcaatgccaaccactgtgccaccgtgctgcccccccagagagctatgataataatcttttattagtgtcacaagtaggcttacattaacactgcaattaaggtactgtgaatatccccttaaCGCAGAGCCAAAATCCCGGGGGTCACTTAAGATGGAGTTGGATGAATAAGATGTGCAGAATAGccttccttgggcagcacggtggtgcagtggttagcactgctgtctcacggcgctgaggtcctaagttcgatcccggctctgggtcactgtccgtgtggagtttgcacattctccccgtgtttgcgtgggtttcgctcacacaacccaaagacgtgaaggataggtggattggctacgctaaattaccccttaattggaaaaaattaattggggactctaaatttatttttaaaaatagtcttCCTCGACTGTGCTTAGCATTGTGACATTTCAACTCACTCTGGGAAGCTGAGCAATCAAACATTATAAGACAACAGCCTATCACTCTGTTAAACAAACCGATGTTCttgtgactgtctactctatctattcccctgatcatcttataaacctctatcaagtcgcccctcatccttctccgctctaatgagaaaaggcctagcaccctcaacctttcctcgtaagacctactctccattccaggcaacatcctggtaaatcttctttgcaccttttccagagcttccacatccttcctaaaatgaggcgaccagaactgtacacagtactccaaatgtggccttaccaaagttttgtacagctgcatcatcacctcacggctcttaaattcaatccctctgttaatcctgtaggatgtgggtggtgagggataccaccggtgtccccactgactatacctgcgggaagtgcacccaacttcagctcctcaaagaccgtgttagggaactggagctgaagctggatgaactttggatcatcc containing:
- the rpsa gene encoding small ribosomal subunit protein uS2, which codes for MSGGLDVLQMKEEDVLKFLAASTHLGSTNLDFQMEQYVYKRKSDGIYIINLKKTWEKLLLAARAIVSIENPADVCVISSRPFGQRAALKFAAATGATPIAGRFTPGTFTNQIQAAFREPRLLVVTDPRQDHQPLTEASYVNIPTIAMCNTDSPLRYVDIAVPCNNKGAHSIGLMWWMLAREVLRMRGTISREHPWEVMPDLYFYRDPDEIEKEEQAAAEKAAGKEEYQGEWTAPVAEFVQPEVTDWSEGVQVPSVPIQQFAAAAVKNLAETLEAASPYAKPATFTPEPATKDWSAQPAAEDWSAAPTAQAPEWGGATADWS